A genome region from Microbacterium terricola includes the following:
- a CDS encoding anti-sigma factor yields the protein MSHLDPDQLALLALGEPVGSPEDLAHLASCRQCSDELAQLSRTVQIARSTISDDELESPPPQVWAGIAAELGLGAAEPETTRAPRRGVRTAWILAAALVAVAGIGAGIWAVVVPPAPVTVASATLDAFPDHPTAAGTADVDRTADGTRRLVVTLDASTPETEYREVWLIRNDAQALISLGVLDGDEGSFPIPDGVDLAEYSLVDISVEPLDGDPAHSGDSIVRGELVQRG from the coding sequence GTGTCGCACCTTGACCCCGACCAGCTGGCGCTGCTCGCGCTCGGCGAACCGGTCGGCTCACCCGAAGACCTCGCGCACCTGGCGTCCTGCCGCCAGTGCTCCGACGAGCTGGCGCAGCTGAGCCGCACTGTGCAGATCGCCCGCTCCACGATCAGCGACGATGAGCTCGAGTCGCCGCCCCCGCAGGTCTGGGCAGGCATCGCCGCCGAGCTCGGGCTCGGTGCCGCCGAGCCTGAAACCACCCGAGCGCCCCGGCGCGGGGTGCGCACCGCCTGGATCCTCGCCGCCGCACTCGTGGCCGTCGCAGGGATCGGTGCGGGGATCTGGGCCGTCGTGGTACCGCCCGCACCCGTGACGGTCGCCAGCGCGACCCTCGACGCCTTCCCCGACCACCCCACCGCCGCCGGCACCGCGGATGTCGACCGCACCGCCGACGGGACTCGAAGGCTCGTCGTCACACTCGACGCGAGCACGCCCGAGACGGAGTACCGGGAGGTGTGGCTGATCCGCAACGACGCGCAGGCGCTCATCAGCCTCGGCGTGCTCGACGGAGACGAGGGCTCCTTCCCCATCCCCGACGGCGTCGACCTCGCGGAGTACAGCCTGGTCGACATCTCCGTCGAGCCTCTCGACGGGGATCCGGCGCACTCCGGCGACTCGATCGTCCGCGGTGAGCTGGTGCAGCGGGGGTAG
- a CDS encoding alpha/beta hydrolase translates to MNSTPGADAAYSVAEGDPGFQPPTFLAPGVAEQQHPQNATVHRALTYSMPDGYRPLQLDLYVPDGRTGPVPCVVWIHGGAWLFGSRLTPPDYWPAASLFGAAIAAGLAVASIDYRHSREASFPAQLHDAKAAVRYLRRFAAELGIDAGRIGVWGESAGGHLAALLALVDDPALEGADGVTGESSAVDAAVVFYGVADVDSMPSFLDSMPAEWIENLQAQDTGAGVEPIDVLLAASPYEREEARRLVSPIHHVRADAPPFLLVHGEADGLVPVSQSEMLHAALQDAGGAAELVTVAGADHVFLGTDPLPQIERAVDYLAAALDATPSP, encoded by the coding sequence ATGAACTCGACCCCCGGAGCGGATGCTGCGTACTCCGTCGCCGAAGGCGACCCCGGGTTCCAGCCGCCGACATTCCTGGCCCCGGGTGTCGCGGAGCAGCAGCATCCGCAGAACGCGACGGTTCATCGTGCGCTGACCTACTCGATGCCCGACGGGTATCGGCCGCTGCAGCTCGACCTCTACGTGCCGGACGGTCGCACCGGACCGGTGCCCTGTGTGGTGTGGATCCACGGTGGCGCGTGGCTGTTCGGCTCGCGGCTGACGCCGCCCGACTACTGGCCCGCCGCCTCGCTCTTCGGAGCCGCGATCGCCGCCGGTCTGGCGGTCGCGTCGATCGACTACCGACACTCCCGCGAGGCGTCGTTCCCCGCGCAGCTGCACGATGCGAAGGCCGCGGTGCGTTACCTGCGCCGATTCGCTGCCGAACTGGGCATCGACGCCGGCCGGATCGGGGTCTGGGGCGAGTCGGCCGGCGGACACCTCGCCGCGCTCCTCGCCCTGGTGGACGATCCGGCTCTCGAGGGCGCGGATGGCGTGACGGGGGAGAGCTCCGCGGTCGACGCCGCTGTCGTCTTCTACGGCGTCGCGGACGTGGACTCCATGCCGTCGTTCCTCGACTCGATGCCCGCGGAGTGGATCGAGAATCTGCAGGCGCAGGACACGGGTGCGGGCGTCGAGCCCATCGACGTGCTGCTCGCGGCATCGCCCTACGAGAGGGAGGAAGCGCGACGTCTCGTCTCGCCGATCCATCACGTGCGCGCCGACGCTCCGCCCTTCCTGCTGGTGCACGGCGAGGCGGACGGCCTCGTGCCCGTCAGTCAGAGCGAGATGCTCCACGCCGCCCTGCAGGACGCGGGCGGGGCAGCCGAGCTCGTCACCGTCGCCGGGGCCGACCACGTCTTCCTCGGCACCGATCCGCTGCCGCAGATCGAGCGCGCAGTCGACTACCTGGCGGCCGCTCTCGACGCGACGCCGAGCCCGTAG
- a CDS encoding TetR/AcrR family transcriptional regulator, with protein sequence MAETRRGNYAAGRARRDQILDAAAAKFAEKGYAETSLAEIAREAGLTTPGLTHHFPSKLHLLIGITERRFDLAAEIVRKAPPDRDGLGPLRLMLGLAETFAGQPALIELFVLVAAEAADPNSPARSFYEERYAATIAELVASFEAGVRAGRLRDDLDYRAIAQECIAISDGLQLQWVITNGSTDILAIIRSHLERLALTILAPGNPATLYG encoded by the coding sequence GTGGCCGAGACGAGGCGGGGGAACTATGCCGCCGGGCGTGCACGGCGGGATCAGATTCTGGATGCTGCGGCAGCGAAGTTCGCGGAGAAGGGGTACGCCGAAACCAGCCTCGCGGAGATCGCGCGCGAAGCCGGTCTGACCACCCCTGGGCTCACCCACCACTTCCCCTCGAAGCTGCACCTGCTCATCGGGATCACGGAGCGCCGATTCGATCTGGCCGCGGAGATCGTGCGGAAGGCTCCGCCCGATCGCGACGGCCTCGGACCGCTGCGCCTCATGCTCGGCCTCGCCGAGACGTTCGCCGGGCAGCCCGCGCTCATCGAGCTGTTCGTGCTGGTCGCCGCCGAGGCAGCCGATCCGAACAGCCCCGCGCGCTCCTTCTACGAAGAGCGCTACGCGGCCACGATCGCAGAGCTCGTCGCGTCGTTCGAAGCCGGCGTCCGCGCCGGCCGGCTGCGCGACGATCTGGACTATCGCGCGATCGCGCAGGAGTGCATCGCCATCAGTGACGGGCTGCAGCTGCAGTGGGTGATCACGAACGGCAGCACCGACATCCTCGCCATCATCCGCAGCCACCTCGAACGGCTGGCGCTGACGATCCTGGCACCGGGCAATCCGGCAACGCTGTACGGGTGA
- a CDS encoding class I SAM-dependent methyltransferase has translation MGELPEHVAVNREYWDAMAHEWVAAGERSWQEVEPSWGQWGIPESETPLLPDDMTGMRAIELGCGTAYVSGWMARRGAAVTGIDNSAEQLRTARRLADQHGVALDLIHGNAESVPRADESFDFAISEYGAAIWADPYRWIPEAHRLLRPGGTLVFLGNHAFVSVCSPLDGSFPITRRLERPYFGSHRLDWRDAVDDPGGIEFTLTHSAWIKLFRATGFEVVDLVEIQAPADATGVRSGISAEWARDFPSEHVWTVRKR, from the coding sequence ATGGGCGAACTCCCGGAGCATGTCGCGGTCAATCGTGAGTACTGGGATGCCATGGCCCATGAGTGGGTGGCGGCGGGCGAGCGCTCATGGCAGGAGGTCGAGCCGTCCTGGGGACAGTGGGGCATCCCCGAATCCGAGACCCCGCTGCTCCCCGACGACATGACGGGCATGCGGGCCATCGAGCTCGGATGCGGGACCGCCTACGTGTCGGGCTGGATGGCGCGACGAGGGGCCGCCGTCACCGGGATCGACAACTCCGCCGAGCAGCTGCGCACCGCCCGGCGACTCGCCGACCAGCATGGCGTCGCCCTCGACCTCATCCACGGCAATGCGGAGTCGGTCCCTCGCGCCGACGAGTCGTTCGACTTCGCGATCAGCGAGTACGGTGCAGCCATCTGGGCCGATCCCTATCGCTGGATTCCCGAGGCGCACCGCCTGCTGCGGCCCGGAGGCACGCTGGTGTTCCTGGGGAACCACGCCTTCGTGAGCGTATGCTCGCCGCTCGACGGGTCGTTCCCGATCACCCGACGGCTGGAGCGGCCGTACTTCGGCAGCCATCGCCTTGACTGGCGGGATGCCGTGGACGACCCAGGCGGCATCGAGTTCACCCTCACCCACTCGGCCTGGATCAAGCTCTTCCGGGCGACCGGGTTCGAGGTGGTCGATCTGGTCGAGATCCAGGCGCCGGCCGACGCGACAGGGGTGCGATCGGGGATCTCGGCAGAGTGGGCCCGCGACTTCCCCAGCGAGCACGTCTGGACGGTTCGCAAGCGGTAG